From Candidatus Nomurabacteria bacterium, one genomic window encodes:
- a CDS encoding PH domain-containing protein: protein MLFERIELEKHEEVLKVVRKHWFVIVTELFGTFLMLLFPFMVLVIIALFPDELVTFDLSIEHYTAIISFGIAAWSVITLIAAFTTWTHYYLDLWIITDRRIILVDQIGFFNRNVSIFRLERMQDIEFKVTGIIPTLLNFGTLKAQTAGAHESNFETKGLPNPRELQATIQKAMDNRIAELHIRPDVAGY, encoded by the coding sequence ATGTTGTTTGAACGCATTGAACTCGAGAAGCATGAAGAGGTGCTCAAGGTAGTACGAAAGCACTGGTTTGTGATCGTGACGGAACTCTTCGGCACATTCCTCATGCTACTGTTTCCTTTCATGGTACTGGTCATCATTGCTCTCTTTCCAGATGAGCTAGTGACCTTTGATCTCAGTATTGAGCACTACACTGCCATCATCTCTTTCGGTATCGCAGCCTGGTCCGTCATCACTCTTATCGCAGCATTCACCACCTGGACCCATTACTACCTAGACCTCTGGATCATCACGGACCGGCGAATTATCTTGGTCGACCAGATCGGCTTCTTCAATCGAAATGTCAGTATCTTTCGCCTTGAACGCATGCAGGATATTGAATTCAAAGTCACCGGGATCATTCCAACTCTACTCAACTTCGGCACACTCAAAGCTCAGACTGCAGGCGCACATGAAAGTAACTTTGAGACCAAGGGGTTGCCGAACCCTCGGGAACTGCAAGCTACTATCCAAAAAGCAATGGACAACCGAATTGCAGAGCTCCACATTCGACCAGACGTTGCAGGATACTGA
- a CDS encoding polysaccharide deacetylase family protein — protein sequence MLSVCPYFHVHQPYRVKRYRVFDIGNDTEYFNDTSGTDLDNRFIVEKVAEKSYRPTNRVLKELLDRHPEFRFNLSFSGTVLDQFEEYAPDVLESFQELVATGRVEILADTYHHSLAFFYSVPEFERQVKQHERRVKQLFGVRPRVFRNTELSYRNDLAKWCEDNDYLGIMAEGWDKYLGWRSPNYLYRPAGCSKIKVLLKNYKLSDDIAFRFGNKQWASWPLSADTYANWIHAHHGDGQTVNLFMDYESFGEHQWEDTGIFDFLRAMPEMVLRHPDTTFKTATETVESYDPAGEYDVPDVLTWADTDRDLTAWVGNDIQRDAIAATYGMESDVMKTRKRSLIETWRKLQTSDHFYYMCTKWSQDGDVHAYFSPYQSPYDAYIAFMNALSDLQLRVSHAVAERDAKEAAKQAVDEAITKEDDATPTDVDKVVEAPVVEPEPLSALKRWWQKILDSLPFFRSPKRGQVSS from the coding sequence ATGCTTTCAGTTTGTCCTTACTTTCATGTTCATCAGCCATACCGTGTAAAGCGGTATCGAGTGTTTGATATCGGAAATGACACTGAATATTTCAATGACACCAGTGGCACTGATCTCGATAACCGTTTCATTGTTGAAAAGGTAGCCGAGAAGTCGTATCGTCCAACCAACCGTGTACTCAAAGAACTCTTGGATCGACATCCAGAGTTCCGTTTCAATCTTTCGTTTTCGGGTACGGTCCTTGATCAATTTGAAGAATACGCGCCGGATGTGCTCGAGTCTTTCCAGGAGTTGGTCGCAACTGGTCGAGTCGAGATCTTGGCTGACACCTATCATCACTCACTCGCGTTCTTCTACTCTGTGCCGGAGTTTGAGCGACAAGTGAAGCAGCATGAACGACGTGTGAAGCAACTCTTTGGAGTGCGACCACGAGTGTTTCGTAATACTGAACTTTCATACCGTAACGATCTCGCTAAGTGGTGTGAAGACAATGACTATCTTGGCATCATGGCTGAAGGTTGGGATAAGTATCTTGGGTGGCGTAGCCCGAACTATCTGTACCGACCAGCTGGCTGTTCTAAGATCAAGGTCCTTCTTAAAAACTACAAACTCTCTGATGACATTGCATTTCGATTCGGGAATAAGCAGTGGGCAAGTTGGCCGTTGTCTGCGGACACGTATGCTAACTGGATTCATGCGCACCATGGTGATGGGCAGACGGTGAATCTTTTCATGGACTACGAGAGCTTTGGTGAACATCAGTGGGAAGATACTGGTATCTTCGATTTCTTGCGCGCAATGCCAGAGATGGTGCTGCGTCACCCAGATACTACTTTCAAGACCGCGACTGAAACAGTCGAAAGCTATGATCCAGCGGGCGAGTATGATGTGCCAGATGTGCTCACGTGGGCAGATACCGACCGCGACCTGACTGCGTGGGTTGGTAATGATATTCAGCGTGACGCGATCGCTGCGACGTATGGTATGGAGTCTGATGTCATGAAGACGCGCAAGCGCAGCCTGATCGAGACCTGGCGTAAGTTACAGACGTCAGATCACTTCTATTACATGTGTACCAAGTGGTCACAGGATGGAGATGTACATGCGTACTTCTCTCCGTACCAATCCCCATATGATGCGTATATCGCCTTTATGAATGCGCTGAGTGATTTACAATTAAGGGTAAGCCATGCGGTGGCTGAACGTGATGCTAAGGAGGCTGCCAAACAAGCGGTCGACGAAGCAATTACAAAGGAGGATGATGCTACACCAACCGATGTAGATAAGGTTGTTGAAGCTCCTGTTGTTGAGCCAGAACCATTGTCAGCACTGAAGCGGTGGTGGCAAAAGATCCTGGACTCATTACCGTTCTTTAGAAGCCCCAAGCGGGGACAAGTAAGTTCTTAA
- a CDS encoding fructose-bisphosphate aldolase class I gives MKKNTKLYETAAALLASGKGILAADESDPTAGKRLAMVHLPNEPEHRQLFREILFTANDIEKYISGVIMYDSSIRNTTRDGIPFADVLTAKGIIPGIKVDLGTTELQGFKGEVVTQGLDNLAERFEEYYDMGARFAKWRMVVNIDEDETPTDAAIKINAVMLARYAQLAQEANIVPIVEPEVIHAGDHSLQKAEMVTTRTLQILFQTLMEYKVDLGGLILKSSMVLAGSDHPEQTSPEEVAQATLRTFHMSVPHECAGIVFLSGGQTPERSTDNLNAIAKMGDQPWPITFSFSRALEEPVLQAWGGKEENIEAAKNALTEVSKKNSAASLGQL, from the coding sequence ATGAAAAAGAACACTAAATTGTATGAGACAGCTGCAGCACTTCTTGCGTCAGGCAAGGGTATCTTAGCGGCAGACGAGAGCGACCCAACTGCTGGAAAGCGTTTGGCAATGGTGCATTTACCAAACGAACCTGAGCACCGACAGTTGTTCCGTGAGATCCTCTTCACAGCAAACGATATTGAGAAGTATATCTCGGGAGTTATTATGTATGACTCATCAATTCGCAATACGACTCGCGATGGTATCCCATTTGCAGACGTTCTTACTGCTAAGGGAATTATTCCAGGTATTAAGGTTGATTTGGGTACAACAGAATTACAAGGATTCAAGGGTGAAGTAGTTACACAAGGACTTGATAATCTCGCTGAGCGGTTTGAGGAGTACTACGATATGGGTGCTCGCTTTGCGAAGTGGCGAATGGTAGTAAATATTGACGAGGATGAGACACCGACCGATGCGGCAATAAAGATCAATGCTGTCATGCTGGCGCGCTATGCGCAGCTGGCGCAAGAGGCAAACATTGTGCCGATCGTCGAGCCTGAAGTGATCCACGCGGGTGACCATTCGCTCCAGAAAGCGGAAATGGTCACGACTCGTACGTTACAGATCTTGTTCCAGACTCTCATGGAATACAAAGTTGATCTTGGTGGGCTCATCTTGAAGTCATCGATGGTGCTTGCTGGATCTGATCATCCAGAGCAGACCTCACCGGAAGAAGTTGCTCAAGCGACCTTGCGAACATTCCATATGAGTGTACCGCACGAATGTGCTGGTATCGTCTTCCTTTCGGGTGGACAGACCCCAGAGCGCTCAACTGACAATCTCAATGCGATCGCAAAGATGGGAGATCAGCCATGGCCGATCACCTTCTCCTTCTCACGTGCACTTGAAGAGCCTGTGCTTCAGGCGTGGGGTGGTAAGGAAGAAAATATAGAGGCTGCTAAGAATGCATTGACCGAGGTGAGCAAGAAGAACAGCGCTGCGAGTTTGGGTCAACTATAG
- a CDS encoding histidine--tRNA ligase, with translation MSDNKLSTDSYKGVRDFYPEDMAIQRYIFQTWSKTAESFGFERYDASILEPSALYKAKGAENEEMVNEQTYTFIDRGDREVTLRPEMTPTVARMVAGQRHELTFPLRWYSIPNLFRYERPQRGRLREHWQLNCDMFGAEHAAADVEMIALAHKVLTDFGATPDMFEIKLNNRQVYSETLLHLAKSNDEEITNVQINAVIRHSDRIGKISPEEFTQGLVDIVGEKVASAIVDFIHNQGISDLPIPSRDKLISVAEGLSELGIKNVSLEPTLARGFDYYTGTIFEIFDTSDENNRALLGGGRYDNLTGMFGGEAIPGIGFGMGDVTMRDFLETHKLIPEYIRTTAPQVMVIPMETEQNLYAEGVAMKIRQAGHKVATDIGTRKVGKKIGSASDRGVQFVIVIGDEEMQNGNLTVKNLLTGEEQSGRIGKLMNFLDTK, from the coding sequence ATGAGCGACAACAAACTATCTACCGATTCTTATAAGGGCGTCCGTGACTTCTACCCCGAAGACATGGCTATTCAGCGCTACATCTTCCAGACCTGGAGCAAGACCGCCGAAAGCTTCGGATTCGAGCGCTATGACGCCTCCATCCTCGAGCCATCAGCACTCTACAAAGCCAAGGGCGCGGAAAATGAAGAGATGGTAAACGAGCAAACCTACACCTTCATCGACCGCGGTGATCGCGAGGTAACCCTTCGCCCAGAGATGACACCGACCGTGGCTCGCATGGTGGCTGGACAGCGACACGAACTCACCTTCCCGCTCCGCTGGTACTCGATCCCCAATCTCTTCCGTTACGAACGCCCCCAGCGTGGCCGCTTGCGTGAACACTGGCAACTCAACTGCGATATGTTTGGCGCTGAGCATGCAGCAGCTGACGTAGAAATGATCGCATTGGCTCACAAAGTCTTAACTGACTTTGGAGCAACGCCAGACATGTTTGAAATCAAACTCAATAATAGACAAGTCTACAGCGAAACTCTTCTGCATTTAGCAAAATCAAATGACGAAGAAATTACCAATGTTCAAATTAATGCAGTGATTAGACATTCGGATAGAATAGGTAAAATTTCACCAGAAGAATTTACCCAAGGGCTGGTCGATATAGTTGGAGAAAAAGTCGCTTCAGCAATCGTAGATTTTATACACAACCAAGGTATTTCTGATCTACCTATTCCGTCTCGTGACAAACTCATCTCAGTCGCTGAAGGACTGAGTGAACTTGGAATTAAAAACGTGTCACTCGAACCAACTCTTGCGCGAGGTTTTGACTATTATACTGGCACGATCTTTGAGATCTTCGACACCTCAGACGAAAACAATCGTGCTCTCCTTGGCGGTGGTCGATACGACAACCTCACCGGCATGTTTGGAGGCGAAGCGATCCCAGGTATTGGCTTTGGCATGGGTGACGTAACCATGCGTGACTTCCTTGAAACGCATAAGTTGATCCCTGAATACATCCGCACGACGGCACCTCAAGTGATGGTGATACCAATGGAAACTGAACAAAATCTCTATGCTGAAGGTGTAGCAATGAAGATCCGCCAGGCCGGACACAAAGTAGCAACTGACATCGGTACCCGCAAGGTCGGCAAGAAGATCGGTAGTGCAAGTGACCGCGGCGTACAGTTTGTAATCGTGATCGGAGATGAGGAAATGCAGAACGGCAATTTAACTGTAAAAAATCTCCTCACCGGTGAAGAACAGTCTGGACGAATTGGTAAGCTCATGAATTTCTTAGACACGAAGTAA
- the uppP gene encoding undecaprenyl-diphosphatase UppP, with the protein MEWVDAIVLGLVQGITEFLPVSSSGHLVLFQDWLAVDHAHDLAFTAILHFATTAAVITYFKNDIWNLIQVALRKLGRLPVNEKDITFLYALVIGTIPAVIIGLLLESIVETYLQTPLVVATVLFLASVFFMYAEWRYYLNPSHGEVTVKNGLLVGLFQALALLPGMSRSGSTIAGGMLLGLSRYEATRFSFLLAIPITLGVGLKKSIDLLKEGGAVDWAMMFVGAVIAYVTALIVIHFFLQFIRRYTLWPFVWYGVILSGLVWYVHFFT; encoded by the coding sequence ATGGAATGGGTGGATGCGATCGTGCTTGGATTGGTACAAGGAATTACTGAGTTTTTACCTGTCTCTTCAAGTGGTCACTTGGTGCTGTTCCAAGATTGGCTTGCGGTCGATCATGCTCATGATCTCGCATTTACAGCTATTTTGCATTTTGCTACTACTGCCGCGGTGATCACCTATTTTAAAAATGACATTTGGAATTTGATCCAGGTTGCTTTGCGAAAGTTGGGTCGATTGCCAGTGAACGAAAAGGATATAACATTTCTATATGCCTTAGTGATCGGCACTATACCGGCAGTTATTATTGGCTTGTTACTTGAATCTATCGTTGAGACCTACTTGCAGACCCCGCTTGTGGTAGCGACGGTACTCTTCTTGGCTTCCGTTTTCTTTATGTATGCTGAATGGCGATACTATCTGAATCCAAGTCATGGGGAAGTTACGGTGAAAAATGGTCTGCTAGTCGGTTTGTTTCAGGCTTTAGCGCTATTGCCGGGCATGTCGCGGTCTGGATCGACCATTGCTGGTGGTATGTTGCTTGGATTGTCTCGATACGAAGCTACTCGTTTTTCTTTTTTACTGGCGATCCCGATCACACTTGGGGTGGGGCTTAAGAAGTCTATCGACCTTCTTAAAGAAGGAGGGGCGGTTGATTGGGCTATGATGTTTGTTGGTGCGGTCATTGCCTATGTAACAGCACTGATCGTGATACATTTCTTTTTGCAGTTCATTCGTCGCTACACACTGTGGCCGTTTGTATGGTATGGGGTGATCTTGTCGGGACTAGTTTGGTACGTGCATTTTTTCACCTAA
- the rpmG gene encoding 50S ribosomal protein L33, translated as MSQDLLVKLVSQGDEKGVGKGHVYYTRYNNKNKKDPSKKYETVKFNPVAKKHTVYKQKK; from the coding sequence ATGTCACAGGATTTGTTAGTAAAGCTCGTATCTCAAGGCGACGAAAAAGGCGTTGGGAAAGGTCACGTCTACTACACTCGGTACAACAACAAGAACAAGAAGGACCCGAGCAAGAAGTATGAGACGGTGAAATTCAACCCTGTTGCTAAGAAGCACACGGTCTACAAGCAGAAGAAATAA
- a CDS encoding glycosyltransferase family 4 protein, which yields MRVLTFGWEFPPAQSGGLGFACQSLTQELLQAGVEVIFVLPKTQEAHGNARFVFADQERRVKIRHADIGPLPYQHADTMVDVIVGYDAQGKPIIRSRTIIEEAHRFAHQAALIAQEEEFDVIHAHDWTSYLAGVAAKIASGKPLILHVHATSFDQAASDNVDPSIYKIEREAFAMADKIVTVSNFTKNIIVTKHGASADRVEVVHNGCDTHEPLRHEPTLTELKRQGKKIVLYHGRITIQKGVDHFIRAARRVVDVDPNVVFVISGSGDMTRQIIEMVGSLGLSQNVLFAGALWYEDRDRMYQSADLIVMPSVSEPFGLVPLEALQHGTPSVITKQSGVAEVLSHALKVDFWDVDEMANQILAALRYPVMSQQIVKEGKWQMLNISWKHAAEKIKQIYRSLVQYVTP from the coding sequence ATGAGAGTACTAACCTTCGGCTGGGAATTTCCACCCGCACAAAGCGGTGGACTCGGCTTTGCATGTCAGAGTCTCACGCAGGAACTTCTACAAGCAGGTGTAGAGGTCATCTTTGTGCTCCCAAAGACCCAAGAAGCGCATGGCAATGCGCGTTTTGTCTTTGCTGATCAGGAGCGCAGGGTAAAGATTCGGCACGCTGACATTGGACCTCTGCCGTATCAACATGCCGACACCATGGTCGATGTGATCGTAGGGTATGACGCACAAGGTAAGCCGATCATTCGCTCACGTACCATCATTGAGGAAGCACACCGCTTCGCGCACCAAGCAGCACTCATTGCACAAGAGGAAGAATTTGATGTGATCCACGCGCACGATTGGACTTCATACTTGGCGGGTGTGGCGGCTAAGATCGCGAGTGGTAAGCCACTCATTTTGCATGTGCATGCCACCTCCTTCGATCAAGCTGCAAGCGATAACGTTGATCCATCGATCTACAAGATCGAGCGTGAGGCATTTGCTATGGCTGATAAGATCGTGACCGTCAGCAACTTTACGAAGAACATCATTGTCACCAAGCATGGTGCATCAGCAGATCGAGTTGAGGTAGTGCATAATGGTTGTGATACTCACGAGCCATTGCGACATGAACCGACTTTGACCGAACTCAAGCGGCAAGGCAAGAAGATCGTGTTGTATCACGGACGTATCACGATCCAGAAGGGTGTTGACCACTTCATTCGAGCCGCTAGACGTGTGGTAGATGTCGATCCAAATGTAGTCTTTGTCATCTCCGGTTCTGGAGACATGACCAGGCAGATCATTGAGATGGTTGGTTCACTGGGATTGTCCCAGAACGTACTGTTCGCTGGAGCACTTTGGTACGAAGATCGTGACCGCATGTACCAAAGTGCCGATCTCATCGTGATGCCATCAGTTTCAGAACCGTTCGGTCTTGTGCCACTTGAGGCGCTTCAGCACGGTACACCTTCAGTCATCACGAAACAGTCTGGTGTAGCAGAAGTACTCTCGCATGCACTCAAGGTAGATTTTTGGGATGTAGACGAAATGGCTAATCAGATCTTAGCTGCATTGCGCTATCCGGTGATGAGTCAGCAGATCGTCAAAGAAGGAAAGTGGCAGATGCTTAACATTTCATGGAAGCATGCGGCGGAAAAGATCAAACAGATCTATCGAAGTCTGGTACAATACGTTACACCATAG
- a CDS encoding peptide chain release factor N(5)-glutamine methyltransferase — translation MDSQERQWLLAEKYNGEKSKAFFADVKRLFLGEPLAYLIGHVPFLGNTIYLDSRPLIPRPETEYWTEEAINTIRGGATLPLGFESKPVKVLDLCAGSGCVGVSVAKELPNTLVDFAELDRAHLPTIEKNLKENQVSKDRYHIYHSSLFSTVPDTYDFILSNPPYIDPTLDRTEPSVKQYEPYHALYGGEKGLEIIIMIITEAPKHLRRGGQLWIEHEPEQSQAIKDLAEKHGFNCTTHKDQFGTERYSILVLQ, via the coding sequence ATGGATAGTCAAGAACGACAGTGGCTCCTCGCGGAGAAATATAACGGCGAAAAAAGCAAAGCTTTTTTCGCCGACGTGAAGCGCCTCTTCCTCGGTGAGCCCCTTGCGTACCTTATTGGTCATGTGCCATTTCTTGGCAACACCATCTACCTCGATTCACGACCGCTCATTCCCCGCCCCGAAACTGAATACTGGACCGAGGAAGCGATCAATACTATCCGTGGCGGTGCTACCTTGCCGCTTGGTTTTGAGTCAAAGCCAGTCAAAGTCCTCGACCTCTGCGCTGGGAGTGGCTGTGTTGGTGTCTCTGTCGCAAAGGAGCTTCCAAACACTCTCGTTGATTTTGCCGAGCTCGATCGCGCACACCTCCCCACCATCGAGAAAAATCTCAAGGAGAATCAGGTGAGCAAAGACCGCTACCACATCTACCACTCAAGTCTGTTCTCAACAGTACCAGACACTTACGACTTCATCCTCAGCAATCCACCCTACATCGACCCAACCCTCGATCGTACCGAACCATCAGTTAAACAATACGAACCGTACCACGCGCTCTATGGCGGCGAAAAAGGACTTGAGATCATCATTATGATCATCACAGAAGCACCCAAGCATCTACGCCGCGGCGGTCAACTCTGGATCGAACACGAACCGGAACAATCACAAGCAATCAAAGACTTAGCAGAGAAACACGGCTTCAACTGCACTACCCACAAGGATCAGTTTGGTACGGAGCGCTACTCTATCTTGGTGTTACAATAA
- a CDS encoding ribonuclease H-like domain-containing protein codes for MRYIVFDLETQNIFQEVNSNDPTALDISVATVYDSEEDKYTTVTIDEIEQLWPIIEKADALVGYNSNHFDIPLLNKYYPGDLTQIKSIDLLEDIKLSLGRRLRLDSVAQATVGAKKSADGLQAVRWWKEGNIKDIKKYCEQDVRVTKEVFEYARKNGHVLFKDGARKREIPLDTAHWEECEEVAMTHSLLF; via the coding sequence ATGCGATACATCGTCTTTGACCTTGAAACCCAGAATATTTTCCAGGAAGTAAACTCAAACGACCCAACTGCGCTCGACATCTCGGTCGCAACGGTCTACGACAGCGAGGAAGACAAGTACACCACCGTCACCATCGATGAGATCGAACAACTCTGGCCGATCATCGAAAAAGCCGACGCGCTCGTAGGCTACAACTCCAACCACTTCGACATTCCACTTTTAAACAAATACTATCCGGGTGACCTCACCCAGATCAAGAGTATTGATCTCCTAGAAGACATCAAGCTTTCACTTGGTCGTCGCCTGCGACTCGACAGCGTCGCGCAGGCGACGGTCGGCGCCAAGAAAAGCGCGGATGGACTACAAGCAGTGCGCTGGTGGAAAGAAGGAAACATCAAAGATATCAAAAAGTACTGTGAGCAAGACGTAAGAGTAACCAAAGAAGTGTTTGAATACGCCCGCAAGAACGGTCATGTCCTCTTTAAGGACGGCGCTCGCAAGCGAGAGATACCACTCGACACTGCACACTGGGAAGAATGCGAAGAAGTCGCTATGACTCACTCACTACTATTTTAA
- a CDS encoding ABC transporter permease, giving the protein MNWIGLYTLIRREVERTFAVVVQTLVAPVVSATLYLFIFGTVIGSRIDDFAGVPFISFVFPGVLMLSIINASFASASSGLYFMRFSRAIEELLVAPLSYFEMLIGFVGSAVMRALIVGVLILMMGMLFGAVTLVNPIGFVLYVAAIAAIFAMLGILVALWAEDFEQLQVLNTFVITPLTYLGGIFYSITFLPELAATITRFNPFFYFADGIRSSMIGYSEANTQVGLLVIVGLLVALGLLVTELFRRGWKIRS; this is encoded by the coding sequence ATGAATTGGATAGGACTCTATACATTGATCCGGCGTGAAGTGGAGCGTACTTTCGCGGTGGTCGTGCAGACATTGGTGGCTCCGGTTGTATCTGCAACGCTCTATCTATTTATTTTCGGTACGGTGATCGGTAGTCGGATCGATGATTTTGCTGGCGTGCCATTCATCTCATTCGTGTTTCCTGGTGTGTTGATGCTTTCGATCATCAATGCTTCGTTTGCAAGTGCATCTTCAGGACTATACTTCATGCGCTTTTCGCGGGCGATTGAGGAGCTGTTGGTGGCACCACTGTCATACTTTGAGATGTTGATCGGTTTTGTGGGGAGTGCGGTGATGCGTGCACTTATCGTGGGTGTGCTTATCTTGATGATGGGTATGTTGTTTGGTGCGGTAACGCTCGTGAATCCGATCGGGTTTGTGTTGTATGTGGCCGCGATCGCAGCTATCTTCGCGATGCTTGGTATCTTGGTGGCACTCTGGGCAGAAGACTTTGAACAGCTACAAGTGCTCAACACCTTCGTGATCACACCGCTCACGTACCTTGGTGGTATTTTCTACTCGATCACATTCCTGCCAGAATTGGCAGCGACCATTACGCGCTTCAATCCCTTCTTCTACTTCGCGGATGGTATCAGAAGTAGCATGATCGGCTACAGCGAAGCGAATACCCAAGTAGGACTCTTGGTTATTGTTGGACTCCTGGTGGCACTTGGTCTTCTGGTGACTGAGCTCTTCCGGCGTGGTTGGAAGATCCGGTCGTAA
- a CDS encoding ABC transporter ATP-binding protein has product MSNPILEIKNLTKIYKSKKEEKVAVDNISLNVERGSFFGLLGPNGAGKSSTIHCITGIAQPTSGQILIDGIDVVEDYKLARTKVGLSPQEFNVNIFNTPEQLMEYMGGYYGIPKDVRRKKIEELIERFDLQKHRRVLFQKLSGGLKRRVILGRALIHTPDLLILDEPTAGVDVEQRHDLWGYLRELNAMGKTIILTSHYLEEIQALCNDIAIINDGKIVAQGTKAEFMKDGKSVEDTYLEITRGLKDKKTGV; this is encoded by the coding sequence ATGTCGAATCCGATCCTGGAGATCAAAAATCTCACGAAGATATACAAATCAAAAAAGGAAGAGAAGGTGGCAGTCGATAACATCTCACTCAATGTCGAGCGCGGCAGTTTCTTTGGTCTCTTGGGGCCAAATGGTGCTGGTAAGAGTTCGACCATCCACTGTATTACTGGTATCGCACAGCCAACTTCAGGTCAGATATTGATCGATGGTATTGATGTGGTTGAGGACTACAAGCTGGCACGAACTAAGGTGGGCCTTTCACCACAGGAATTTAACGTCAATATTTTCAATACTCCCGAACAACTCATGGAGTACATGGGCGGATACTACGGTATTCCGAAAGATGTGCGCCGAAAAAAGATCGAAGAATTGATTGAGCGCTTTGACCTGCAAAAGCATCGCCGCGTACTGTTTCAAAAGTTATCTGGTGGTTTGAAGCGTCGTGTCATCCTCGGTCGTGCTCTCATTCATACGCCAGACCTTCTCATTCTTGACGAACCAACAGCAGGAGTGGATGTTGAACAGCGTCACGACCTGTGGGGGTATTTGCGTGAACTCAATGCAATGGGAAAGACGATCATTCTCACCTCACACTATCTCGAAGAGATCCAGGCGCTCTGTAACGACATCGCGATCATCAATGACGGCAAGATCGTGGCACAAGGTACAAAAGCAGAATTTATGAAAGACGGTAAGAGTGTCGAGGATACGTATCTGGAGATCACTCGCGGCCTTAAGGATAAGAAAACTGGCGTATGA
- a CDS encoding thioredoxin domain-containing protein: MEPSTDQTSPAVPIAIICGFAMIAIAIFFTNKNDQAPVTNQQTAERQAGVGEARPVDKTDYIFGNPNAPILMVEYSDYDCPFCKQYHYTMGQIMDEYGVTGQVAWVYRQFPLGDLHPNSPKISEAALCVGDLGGNAAFWKFSDLVFEERDIDAPTNVTKLPEYAEAAGVDRTKYIECVQSGRMEEKVLQSIEDGYNSGARGTPYTVLIAGNQQAVISGAQPYDTLKGVVQNLIDQLEGTFDPSTAQQSGEVPTTANGVPILE, from the coding sequence ATGGAACCATCAACCGATCAAACATCACCGGCAGTGCCGATCGCGATCATTTGCGGCTTTGCCATGATCGCAATCGCCATCTTCTTCACTAACAAAAACGACCAAGCCCCTGTTACAAACCAACAAACTGCTGAGCGACAAGCCGGCGTCGGTGAGGCGCGCCCAGTTGATAAGACTGATTACATTTTTGGTAATCCGAACGCACCGATCCTCATGGTTGAGTACTCTGACTATGACTGTCCGTTTTGTAAGCAGTACCACTACACCATGGGTCAGATCATGGACGAGTATGGTGTAACCGGTCAAGTAGCATGGGTATATCGCCAGTTCCCGCTGGGCGACCTACACCCAAACTCTCCTAAGATCTCAGAGGCTGCACTTTGTGTTGGCGACCTTGGTGGAAACGCAGCTTTCTGGAAGTTCTCTGATCTAGTATTCGAAGAGCGCGATATCGACGCACCAACTAACGTAACAAAGCTTCCTGAATACGCAGAAGCAGCAGGCGTCGATCGGACCAAGTATATTGAGTGTGTCCAAAGTGGCCGCATGGAAGAGAAGGTACTTCAGAGCATTGAGGACGGATACAACTCCGGAGCTCGTGGCACACCGTACACAGTACTGATCGCTGGCAATCAACAAGCCGTGATCAGTGGCGCACAGCCGTACGATACCCTTAAGGGAGTAGTACAGAACCTGATCGACCAACTCGAAGGTACATTCGACCCAAGCACAGCACAACAATCTGGAGAAGTGCCAACTACTGCAAATGGCGTTCCGATCTTGGAGTAG